The following are encoded in a window of Carya illinoinensis cultivar Pawnee chromosome 15, C.illinoinensisPawnee_v1, whole genome shotgun sequence genomic DNA:
- the LOC122296957 gene encoding uncharacterized protein LOC122296957: MFFKVDWIIGYLIVLIIIAGLYILVQGTYSHLHTLLSSSPKMSSSSSSTSMSSSFAKHTSSQALCFCEVKPTLKYSTTAKNPGRAFLGCPNYNTEGLPFCKYFKWADSNQVIELQIRERIDELLRKERDLEKIVKLLEKREIDLRKIVDQLETELVRHAQRSQRKCLVSRFLGMYWAAALVLCFLFGRWLLF, from the exons ATGTTTTTCAAAGTTGATTGGATAATTGGGTACTTAATTGTTCTAATAATCATTGCAGGTTTATACATATTAGTGCAAGGAACATATTCTCATTTGCACACCTTGCTGTCATCTTCCCCAA aaatgtcatcatcatcatcatcaacatcaatgTCTTCCTCTTTTGCTAAACATACCTCAAGTCAAGCTCTGTGCTTCTGTGAGGTCAAACCCACATTGAAGTACTCAACTACGGCAAAAAATCCTGGACGAGCCTTCTTAGGGTGTCCAAACTATAACACAGAG GGATTACCATTCTGCAAGTACTTCAAATGGGCAGATAGTAATCAAGTAATTGAGCTCCAAATCCGAGAAAGAATTGATGAGCTGCTACGGAAGGAGAGAGATCTCGAGAAGATAGTCAAGCTGCTAGAAAAGAGGGAAATTGACCTTCGCAAGATAGTGGATCAGCTCGAGACGGAGTTGGTGCGTCATGCACAACGTTCTCAAAGGAAGTGTTTAGTGTCACGGTTCTTGGGGATGTATTGGGCTGCTGCATTAgtactctgttttctttttggaCGTTGGCTTCTGTTTTGA